The genomic stretch CACCGACCATTGGGAGTTTGCTTTGCAACGTCAACCTATACTCGAGATGAGCGGCGTCTCCAAGTCGTTCGCCAAAAACGAGGTATTGTCAAACATTGATCTATCGCTCGTTCCGGGCGAAATCCACGCCCTGCTCGGTGAGAACGGAGCCGGAAAATCGACCCTCATGAACATCCTCTTCGGGATGCCCGTGATCCATTCGACCGGCGGCTTCACCGGGAAGATACGGTTCGACGGCCAGGACGTGGCCTTCCAGAGCCCCTTCGAGGCTATGAAGAGGGGTATCGGCATGGTTCATCAGGAATTCATGCTTATTCCCAACTTCACGGTGTCGGAGAACATAAAACTGAATCGTGAAAAAACCCGCCCCAACGTTACAAGCCGATTTCTGGGACAGACCCTGGAAGTCCTCGATTACAAGACCATGAACGGTGATTCCCGCCGTTCTCTGGATCGCTTGAACATCGACATTGATGAAAAAGGCCCCGTCTCCCGCCTGCCCGTGGGCTACAAGCAATTCGTTGAGATCGCCCGAGAGATCGACAAGGACAACATCAAGCTCCTGGTCTTTGACGAACCCACGGCGGTCCTCACCGAGGGCGAAGCCGATACCTTGCTTCAGGCCATGCAGAAACTGGCCGACTCCGGTGTGGCGATCCTCTTCATCACCCACCGCCTTGAAGAAGTCATTCGAATCGCTGACAACATCACCGTTCTGCGGGACGGGAAACTGGCGGGAGCCAGAAAAACCTCCGAGACCAACCTCTATGAACTGGCAGAACTAATGGTGGGACACCGGGTTGGAAAGCAGTTCGATAAAACGATCACCGACCATTCCAGCCGGGCCAAGGCGCTCTCGGTGCAGAACCTCCGGGTCTTCATGCCGGGCGAAGAAGTCCGAAAGGTGAATCTCGACATCTACGAGGGTGAGATTTTTGGCATCGGGGGCCTGGCAGGCCAGGGAAAAATCGGAATCGCCAACGGTATCATGGGGCTCTATCCGGCCAAGGGCTCTGTCCAGGTCTTCGGTGACGACCTTCCCCTCAACGCCCCTCGAGACGCTCTGCAGAGAGACATGTTCTTTGTCTCCGAAGACAGAAAAGGGATCGGCCTGCTTCTGGACCTCTCGATCGAGCTCAATATTGCCATGCCCTCGATCGAAAGCAAGCTACGGTTTCTCCGGGGGATTCTCGGTATCAACCAGGTTCAGTATTCCCAGGTCCGTGAAAATGCACGAAAGATGATTAAGGAGCTGGACATTCGTTGCTACGGACCAAAGCAGGCTGTTCGCAATCTCAGCGGAGGAAACCAGCAGAAGGTTTGTCTTGCCAAGGCCCTGACCTTCGGGCCGCGGATTCTCTTTGTATCGGAGCCCACTCGGGGAATCGATATTGGCGCAAAAAAGCTGGTTCTTGACACCCTCGTAAAAATGAATAAAGAGCATAAGATCACGATCATCATGACTTCCTCGGAGCTTGCCGAGTTAAAAACCATCAGTGATCGGATTGCAATTATCGACAATGGAGAGGTAGCAGGAATCTTGCGCTCCGACGACGACGACGTAAAATTCGGCCTCCTCATGGGCGGAAAGCGTATTGAAACACTGAAGGGGAGTGCATCGTGAAAGACCGGATTCTAGACGCTCTAAAATCTTTCGGCATTCCGAGAATCATCATCGTGCTATTTCTGATCGGCCTCTGGGTCACCGCGACGGCGGTGGGCATCCCCTTCTCCGATCTTCTCTACGACTGCGTGGTTCGAACCGGCATGTGGGTTATCCTTGCCCTGGCAATGCTGCCGGGAATCCGCTGTGGCATCGGCCTCAATTTCGGCCTTTCAATCGGAATTCTGGCTGGACTGGTGGGAATGCTTGTAAGTATCGAGACCGATTTCAGCGGCTTTGCGGGCTTCCTCATGTCCATCATTTTTGCCATGCCTGTGGCAGTGCTCTTTGGCTTTCTCTACGGGATGCTCCTGAACCGTGTAAAGGGTTCGGAAATGATGGTCTCCACCTACACCGGTTTCGCCATGGTCTCCCTCATGTCGATCGGGTGGCTGGTGCTTCCTTTCAACGCCCCCGAGATGGCCTGGCCCATCGGCGTGGGTGTGCGTGTAACCATCAGCATCGAGCGACGGTTCTCCCAGATCCTCAATAATTTCTGGCAGTTCAACATCGGTGATCTGACAATTCCCACGGGCCTGCTTCTCTTTATTGGATTTGTCTGCTTCATCTACTGGTTTTATTTCCGCACCAAAAGCGGTTCGGCCATGCTTGCAGCAGGCGACAACCCCCGCTTTGCCGAGTCCTGTGGCATCTCGGTGGACCGCTACCGGATCATGGGAACCATCATGTCTACCGTGGCTGGTGCCGTTGGCATTGTGGTATACGCTCAAAGTTTTGGCTTTATCCAACTCTACCAGGCGCCTCTCATGATGGGATTCCCTGCCGTAGCCTGTATTCTCATAGGGGGAGCCACCATCAAGAAAGCGTCGATCTTTAACGTCATTCTTGGAACCTTTCTGTTCCAGAGCATTCTGGTGACAGCCCAACCTGTGGCAAACGAGATCGCCGGTAGTGTATCGAACGTAGCAGAGATCACCCGCCTGATCATCCAGAACGGGATCATCCTCTACGCACTGGCTCAGACCTCAACGCAAGGGTAACAACCATGGCAAGCAAGTTTCAAATCGGATCGACAATTAAAACGTTCGTAACCAATCACATGGTTATACTGGTCTTCTCTTTCCTCTGTATCGGGGGATTTTACCTCTCCAATCTGTCGTTGCCCTTCTTCGTGAACGACCTGATCAGCCGCATAGCACGGAATATGTTTATCGTCCTGGCACTCATTATCCCTGTAGTTGCAGGGATGGGGCTGAACTTTGCCGTCGTTCTTGGGGCAATGGGCGCTCAGTTCGCTCTGATCATGGCAACCCACTGGGGGTTTGCAGGTTTCGGCGGGGTAATGGGGGCAATGGTGCTCTCTCTCCCCATGAATGTACTCTTCGGGTACCTTACGGGAAAACTGTTTAACCGGTCCAAGGGAAAGGAGATGATCTCCGGACTGATCCTGGGGTTTTTTGCTCTGGGAATCTACCAGCTCATCCTTCTGGTCTTTATTGGCACCATCATCCCCATGGACAACCCCGATATGGTCTTGAGCTCCGGAGTGGGCCTGCGGGTCTCCATCGACGTGATGGGCCTGAAATACGGCCTTGATCATCTATGGCAAATGAAGCTCTCCCATTTCACAGTGCTCTGTGCGGCCGGGGTGATCGCCCTGAACCTCTTCCGGTATCTCCGCCGGGAACGGCTACAGAAGCACCTGGTCGTATCGGGAATCGCGGCTCTCTTTTTCCTCTGGGGCCTGACAGAAGTACTGAGCCCGACCATGACCGGAAACCAGAGAATTCCCATGGTGACCTTTGGCATGATCGGTCTTCTCTGCCTCTTTACGGCCTTTGTTCTGCGCACCAAACTTGGACAAGACTTCAAGGCTGTCGGCCAGGACCAGCACATCGCTCTTGTCTCGGGCATCAAGGTAGACCAGGTTCGCCTGATCGCGATCATTCTGTCCACAGTTTTTGCCGGGTTCGGGCAGATCATGTTCATTCAGAATATGGGCGTTTTCAGCACCTACGGCGCCCACGAGCAGACCGGTTTGTTCGCCGTTGCCTCGATTCTCATCGGGGGCGCCACGGTGGTAAAGGCAAATATCGGCCACGCTGTGCTGGGCACGATCCTCTTTCACTCGCTCTTTATCATTTCACCTCTGGCGGCGCAGACCCTCTTTGGCAACGCCCAGGTAGGTGAATACTTCCGGGTCTTTCTTGCCTACGGCGTCATCGGGGCAGCCCTGGCCATGTACGCCTGGAAGAAACTGATGGCAGAACGGGCCGCTTTCGAGGCAGCCGACTCAGCTTCCTGATTCACAACCGTCTGATCCTGCCAGAGGTACTCACCCCTGGCAGGTATCGCCGGAGACACACTGCAGAACGGGGAATATCTTCCTGCCCCCCGCCCCTTTACTCCCAGCACAGCTTGAGTTTGTTCAGGGGACAGCGCGCCACACACCACCCGCAGCCAGTACAAACCGACGGAACTATCCGGATATCCCCTCGCTCGTCCCGATTAATGGCATGATAGATGCACCCCCGGAGGCATACGTCACAGGACTCCCTGCACTCCTCAGTCAGCCGTGCCGTGAGAGGCGCCGGGCTGATATCCTCGAAGGGGCTCAGACTTGCCAGGGCCGATCCTCTCATCTCGGCATAATCGTCGATCCCTTGGGATGCAAGCCATCCTTCCAAATCACGAAGCACCTGCCCTATTACGTCGTATCCTTCGAGCTGAATAACCGAGGCGAGCTGGACAGCCTGAGCCCCCAGCATGAGAAACTCCAGAATATGTTCGTAGTTGACAATCCCCCCGACGCTGCAAATCTGGAACGAAGTATATTGCTTCAACGTTGCCGTGGTCGCAAGCGCAACGGGCCGAATCTGCCCACCGGTGTACCCTCCGTAGGTGGGCATCTCTGCTTTTCTGTCTGCGATTCTGACGCCCATCAGCCCCTTCAATGCGTCGATTGCGCTCACAGCTGTTACTCCAGCATCGGCAATAGAGCGGGTGAAGTCTGGTGAAATTGCCGCTTCGTAGGAAAGCTTCACCATAACCGGGATATCAACCACGTCAACCACGGCCTTTATACAGTCCTGTGTATAGGGTGAATGATTGTGAATTGCCTGGTTCCGCGTTCCTATCGGAGCGGAAATGCTGATCTCGATTGCATCGGCACCAAGGCACTCCACCTTTTTTGCCAGATAGGAGAGCTCCGACGCCGATGCCCCCCAGATGCTGAAAATTAGTTTCCCGTCTTTTTTGGACACTTTCTCCACCTCATCCTCCCACTGCTCCAAGTGAAGATGAGAATAGAGTTTTGTGTTGAATGTTCGGCCATCCTTGAAATATAACCGGGGACAAATGTTGTTATTTGCCTCAAGAGTGACCGTTTCGGTTATAACCGCACTGGCTCCTGCGTCAAGACACCGCTGAATCGACACGCCATCCCGTGCCCAGGGCCCTGCAGCAACGAGAATCGGGTTCTTGAGCTGAAGTCCCATGATCTCTACAGGCTTTGGCATACGCTATACGTCCCCTCGTTCATTTAATCGTGAATCTCATAAATATGTTTTGTGTTCCCACAGGATGCTCTAATCTTTAGAGTTGACTGCAAAATTACTTTTTGAGGGACATCGAGAGCAAACTCTTCGTTTTCGATCCTGTCGAAGAGCATTCTGGCTGCGACCATACCAAGACGCAAAGCCGGTTGTTCCAGGGATGTGAGGCCCGGCGAGACAATGGAACACATATCAGAATTGGTCATAGCCGAGAGAGCCAGTTTTCCGGGTATGGAGATGTCCAGATCGTGCGCTGCCTTGATGACGCCAAAGGCCTGGTCATGGCTTGCCGTGATCAGGGCGTCGGGCAATTCACCACGGGTCAGTATTTTTCGGGCAGCGATGTATCCGCCCTGGATAGTATTTTCTGCTTCATGGACCACTCCGGTGAAACCATATTTATCCCGGGCCTCGTGGAACCCCTCCTCCATGGAATCGGTCTCATAATTTCTGACGGTGTCACGCAAGAGATCGATCGAATGGTGCCCCAACCCTGTGAGATGATCCGCAAGACGCCCTACCCCTTCCTCATAATCCAGGTAGCAGATCGTCTCTCTCCCCCGGACAGGATATTTTCCGACGTACACTGATGGCACGGAGGGATCGGAAAGCATCTGTTCTGC from Alkalispirochaeta americana encodes the following:
- a CDS encoding sugar ABC transporter ATP-binding protein gives rise to the protein MSGVSKSFAKNEVLSNIDLSLVPGEIHALLGENGAGKSTLMNILFGMPVIHSTGGFTGKIRFDGQDVAFQSPFEAMKRGIGMVHQEFMLIPNFTVSENIKLNREKTRPNVTSRFLGQTLEVLDYKTMNGDSRRSLDRLNIDIDEKGPVSRLPVGYKQFVEIAREIDKDNIKLLVFDEPTAVLTEGEADTLLQAMQKLADSGVAILFITHRLEEVIRIADNITVLRDGKLAGARKTSETNLYELAELMVGHRVGKQFDKTITDHSSRAKALSVQNLRVFMPGEEVRKVNLDIYEGEIFGIGGLAGQGKIGIANGIMGLYPAKGSVQVFGDDLPLNAPRDALQRDMFFVSEDRKGIGLLLDLSIELNIAMPSIESKLRFLRGILGINQVQYSQVRENARKMIKELDIRCYGPKQAVRNLSGGNQQKVCLAKALTFGPRILFVSEPTRGIDIGAKKLVLDTLVKMNKEHKITIIMTSSELAELKTISDRIAIIDNGEVAGILRSDDDDVKFGLLMGGKRIETLKGSAS
- a CDS encoding ABC transporter permease subunit, coding for MKDRILDALKSFGIPRIIIVLFLIGLWVTATAVGIPFSDLLYDCVVRTGMWVILALAMLPGIRCGIGLNFGLSIGILAGLVGMLVSIETDFSGFAGFLMSIIFAMPVAVLFGFLYGMLLNRVKGSEMMVSTYTGFAMVSLMSIGWLVLPFNAPEMAWPIGVGVRVTISIERRFSQILNNFWQFNIGDLTIPTGLLLFIGFVCFIYWFYFRTKSGSAMLAAGDNPRFAESCGISVDRYRIMGTIMSTVAGAVGIVVYAQSFGFIQLYQAPLMMGFPAVACILIGGATIKKASIFNVILGTFLFQSILVTAQPVANEIAGSVSNVAEITRLIIQNGIILYALAQTSTQG
- a CDS encoding ABC transporter permease subunit — translated: MASKFQIGSTIKTFVTNHMVILVFSFLCIGGFYLSNLSLPFFVNDLISRIARNMFIVLALIIPVVAGMGLNFAVVLGAMGAQFALIMATHWGFAGFGGVMGAMVLSLPMNVLFGYLTGKLFNRSKGKEMISGLILGFFALGIYQLILLVFIGTIIPMDNPDMVLSSGVGLRVSIDVMGLKYGLDHLWQMKLSHFTVLCAAGVIALNLFRYLRRERLQKHLVVSGIAALFFLWGLTEVLSPTMTGNQRIPMVTFGMIGLLCLFTAFVLRTKLGQDFKAVGQDQHIALVSGIKVDQVRLIAIILSTVFAGFGQIMFIQNMGVFSTYGAHEQTGLFAVASILIGGATVVKANIGHAVLGTILFHSLFIISPLAAQTLFGNAQVGEYFRVFLAYGVIGAALAMYAWKKLMAERAAFEAADSAS
- a CDS encoding dihydroorotate dehydrogenase, translating into MPKPVEIMGLQLKNPILVAAGPWARDGVSIQRCLDAGASAVITETVTLEANNNICPRLYFKDGRTFNTKLYSHLHLEQWEDEVEKVSKKDGKLIFSIWGASASELSYLAKKVECLGADAIEISISAPIGTRNQAIHNHSPYTQDCIKAVVDVVDIPVMVKLSYEAAISPDFTRSIADAGVTAVSAIDALKGLMGVRIADRKAEMPTYGGYTGGQIRPVALATTATLKQYTSFQICSVGGIVNYEHILEFLMLGAQAVQLASVIQLEGYDVIGQVLRDLEGWLASQGIDDYAEMRGSALASLSPFEDISPAPLTARLTEECRESCDVCLRGCIYHAINRDERGDIRIVPSVCTGCGWCVARCPLNKLKLCWE
- a CDS encoding LacI family DNA-binding transcriptional regulator codes for the protein MLEAYGKGDMGVNIKGIAEMAGVSVATISRVLNHPEKVLPETRQRVLEIMREQDYTPNWFARGLNRARTHTIALVVPNIENSTCQKIISGIETVAYNKQSTVFLCNTRNDPEALCSYLKMMLSRRVDGIILVTPLLKAEAEQMLSDPSVPSVYVGKYPVRGRETICYLDYEEGVGRLADHLTGLGHHSIDLLRDTVRNYETDSMEEGFHEARDKYGFTGVVHEAENTIQGGYIAARKILTRGELPDALITASHDQAFGVIKAAHDLDISIPGKLALSAMTNSDMCSIVSPGLTSLEQPALRLGMVAARMLFDRIENEEFALDVPQKVILQSTLKIRASCGNTKHIYEIHD